The Fimbriimonadales bacterium genome contains a region encoding:
- a CDS encoding CBS domain-containing protein, with translation MEGRDLSGEFIRDFGKLESLLEERGEMLEIEKSNKGLKSLVKELEGSGDRLVKKYKKKLDRIINIRNLIVHSNQDLEVVPTEGCMSQLREIIEVFAKRYTAEDIMTRNVEKRKLSHPIREIIKVMGEHDYSQIPIVDQSERVIGLVTESSIINWLSEKTDEHLVDLDAKVSEVGYVKEEEGIYQFIPRGLELEAIRDRFLERYRVSSAPLFVLLVTHSGKPSEKLLGIITAEDVFLKPESKGGL, from the coding sequence ATGGAGGGTCGAGATCTTTCGGGAGAGTTTATCAGGGACTTTGGAAAATTGGAGTCCCTTCTTGAAGAGAGAGGTGAAATGCTTGAAATAGAAAAAAGTAATAAAGGCCTGAAGTCTTTGGTGAAAGAGTTAGAAGGCTCGGGAGATCGGCTTGTAAAGAAATATAAAAAGAAGCTTGATCGGATCATAAATATCCGTAACTTGATTGTCCATTCTAATCAAGATTTAGAGGTAGTTCCTACAGAGGGATGTATGTCGCAATTGAGGGAGATAATAGAGGTTTTTGCCAAGAGATACACAGCGGAGGACATTATGACCCGTAACGTGGAGAAAAGGAAATTGAGTCATCCCATCAGAGAAATCATAAAGGTGATGGGAGAGCACGATTATTCTCAAATTCCCATAGTGGATCAATCTGAAAGGGTGATTGGTTTAGTTACTGAATCTTCAATCATCAATTGGTTGAGCGAGAAGACGGATGAACATCTCGTGGATTTGGATGCAAAAGTGTCGGAAGTCGGGTATGTGAAGGAGGAGGAGGGGATCTACCAGTTCATCCCCCGCGGTTTAGAACTGGAAGCGATTAGAGATCGCTTCCTTGAAAGGTATAGAGTTTCGTCTGCGCCTTTGTTTGTATTATTAGTGACTCACTCAGGAAAGCCAAGCGAGAAACTACTTGGAATCATAACTGCTGAAGACGTTTTTTTAAAGCCGGAGTCTAAGGGGGGGCTTTAG